In Spirochaeta thermophila DSM 6578, the following proteins share a genomic window:
- the acnA gene encoding aconitate hydratase AcnA, which yields MDLVERMFGGRRVRVVDMRGLPVEGGLERMPYSMRVLLENVARSVALGRMEGEVVARVGAWRRHVGSEVPYFPARVLMQDFTGVPAVVDLAAMRDAVAGKGGDPSRVTPQIPVDLVVDHSVQLDFWARRDALDRNVEKEYERNGERYRLLKWAGRSMANFKVVPPNSGICHQINVEYLAQVVREEVRDGMVLWYPDSLVGTDSHTTMVNGLGVIGWGVGGIEAEAVMLGEAYVMPLPEVVGVRLVGRMPEGVTATDVVLTLTHLLRKKGVVGKFVEYFGPALSQLSVPDRVTIANMAPEYGATMGFFPADERTVDFLRMTGREEAAARAEAYLKEAGLWYGSSVEPEYSEVVELDLSTVEPTLAGPYRPQDRLSRQDVPVRIGEECRRLGAEGEGRVVELGGERMLVPHGAVAIASITSCTNTSNPAVMVGAGLVAKRAVERGMRVPRWVKTSLAPGSRVVVDYLERAGLLGALEELGFSVAAFGCATCIGNSGPLPEALERAADEGLLLTSVGSGNRNFEARIHQKVRFNILASPIYVIVYALAGTVMKDLTREPVGKDRDGRDVFLDELLPSGKEIARLVEEVVVGDDFRTRYAHIFEGDERWQRLEGGEGLLFSWDEASTYIKKPPFFELEGLPDRIERARVLGFFGDSVTTDHISPAGAIPKDYPAGRYLQQLGVRPEEFNSYGSRRGNHEVMMRGTFANIRLKNRLTPDAPGGYTLLFPERTQSFIYDAAMEYGRRGVPLVVLAGREYGTGSSRDWAAKGTRLLGVRAVLAQSFERIHRSNLVGMGVLPLCFPEGKSANELGLTGEEEITIEVGTLTPRKRCLVRAERDGREVVRFEAEAQVFSQVEVAFLTSGGLLSYVLGKMRNSKP from the coding sequence ATGGACCTGGTCGAGAGGATGTTCGGAGGGCGGCGTGTCCGCGTGGTGGATATGAGGGGCTTGCCGGTCGAGGGGGGGCTCGAACGGATGCCCTACAGCATGCGTGTGCTCCTGGAGAATGTGGCGAGGAGTGTGGCTCTGGGACGGATGGAGGGGGAGGTGGTGGCGCGGGTGGGGGCCTGGCGTCGCCATGTGGGTTCGGAGGTGCCCTATTTCCCGGCACGGGTGCTCATGCAGGACTTCACCGGTGTGCCGGCGGTGGTGGATCTGGCCGCGATGAGGGATGCGGTGGCCGGGAAGGGGGGGGATCCGTCCCGGGTGACGCCGCAGATCCCGGTGGACCTGGTGGTGGATCACTCGGTCCAGCTCGATTTCTGGGCACGACGTGATGCGCTCGATCGGAATGTGGAGAAGGAGTACGAACGGAACGGAGAGCGGTACCGGCTCCTCAAGTGGGCGGGGAGGAGTATGGCGAACTTCAAGGTGGTGCCGCCCAATTCCGGGATCTGTCACCAGATCAACGTGGAGTACCTCGCGCAGGTGGTGCGTGAGGAGGTGCGCGATGGGATGGTGCTCTGGTATCCCGACTCGCTCGTGGGGACCGACTCACACACCACCATGGTGAACGGGCTTGGTGTGATAGGGTGGGGTGTGGGGGGGATAGAGGCCGAGGCGGTGATGCTGGGTGAGGCCTACGTGATGCCGCTCCCGGAGGTGGTAGGGGTGCGACTGGTGGGGAGGATGCCCGAGGGTGTGACGGCCACGGACGTGGTGCTCACCCTCACGCACCTCCTGCGGAAGAAGGGGGTGGTGGGGAAGTTCGTGGAGTACTTCGGTCCTGCGCTTTCCCAGCTGTCGGTCCCGGACAGGGTGACGATCGCCAACATGGCACCGGAGTACGGGGCCACGATGGGGTTCTTCCCGGCCGACGAGCGCACGGTGGACTTCCTCCGGATGACGGGGCGTGAGGAGGCGGCGGCGAGGGCGGAGGCGTACCTGAAGGAGGCGGGCCTCTGGTACGGTTCCTCGGTGGAGCCCGAGTACTCAGAGGTGGTGGAGCTCGACCTGTCCACGGTGGAGCCCACGCTCGCGGGGCCGTACCGACCGCAGGACCGGCTTTCCAGACAGGATGTGCCGGTGCGGATAGGGGAGGAGTGCAGGCGTCTGGGAGCAGAGGGCGAGGGGAGGGTGGTGGAGTTGGGAGGGGAGCGGATGCTGGTGCCGCACGGCGCGGTGGCCATCGCGTCGATCACCTCGTGCACCAATACGTCCAACCCGGCGGTGATGGTGGGGGCGGGGCTCGTGGCGAAGCGGGCGGTGGAGCGGGGGATGCGGGTGCCCCGGTGGGTGAAGACGAGCCTCGCGCCGGGGTCCAGGGTGGTGGTGGACTACCTGGAGCGAGCGGGGTTGCTGGGGGCGTTGGAGGAGCTGGGGTTCTCGGTGGCGGCCTTCGGGTGTGCCACGTGCATAGGGAACAGCGGGCCGCTCCCCGAGGCCCTTGAGAGGGCGGCCGATGAGGGATTGCTACTCACATCGGTGGGTTCGGGAAACCGCAACTTCGAGGCACGGATCCATCAGAAGGTGCGGTTCAACATCCTCGCTTCACCCATCTATGTGATCGTCTACGCCCTCGCAGGCACGGTGATGAAAGACCTCACCAGGGAACCGGTGGGTAAAGACAGGGACGGCCGGGACGTGTTCCTGGATGAGCTCCTTCCCTCAGGCAAGGAGATCGCACGCCTGGTGGAAGAGGTGGTGGTGGGAGACGATTTCAGGACGCGGTACGCCCATATCTTCGAAGGGGATGAGCGATGGCAGAGGCTCGAAGGAGGGGAGGGCCTTCTCTTCTCATGGGATGAGGCTTCAACCTACATCAAGAAGCCGCCTTTCTTTGAGCTCGAGGGCCTCCCTGACCGGATCGAGCGGGCTCGCGTGCTCGGGTTTTTTGGAGACTCGGTCACCACGGACCACATCTCCCCTGCAGGGGCGATTCCGAAAGACTATCCTGCAGGCCGGTACCTCCAACAGCTCGGGGTGCGGCCCGAGGAGTTCAATTCATACGGATCCCGCAGGGGCAACCACGAGGTGATGATGCGCGGCACCTTTGCCAACATCCGCTTGAAGAACAGGCTCACCCCCGATGCCCCGGGTGGCTACACCCTTCTCTTCCCCGAGCGGACGCAGTCCTTCATCTACGATGCCGCAATGGAGTACGGACGGAGGGGCGTGCCACTCGTCGTGCTCGCAGGGAGGGAGTACGGTACCGGCTCCTCCCGCGACTGGGCGGCCAAGGGGACACGCCTTCTTGGTGTGCGTGCGGTGCTCGCCCAGTCGTTCGAGCGCATCCACCGAAGCAACCTGGTAGGTATGGGGGTGCTCCCGCTCTGCTTCCCCGAGGGGAAGTCGGCCAATGAGCTGGGACTTACCGGTGAGGAGGAGATTACCATAGAGGTGGGAACGCTCACCCCACGGAAGCGGTGCCTGGTGAGGGCAGAGAGGGACGGCCGTGAGGTGGTGAGGTTCGAGGCCGAGGCCCAGGTCTTCTCCCAGGTGGAGGTGGCCTTCCTCACCTCAGGCGGCCTCCTCTCCTACGTCCTGGGGAAAATGAGAAACTCTAAACCCTAA
- a CDS encoding IS3 family transposase encodes MKKRTWTTEEKLAIVLEGLRGERQIAEICREHQISQTMYYRWRDRFLEGGTRALADGRKEKDTYRAKIEQLEKIIAKQAIQIEILKNEGAVGEVEAVERLVGEGYRVKDACEALGVSRSRYYARRKRGQKVGKKREEKERDDGRLMEKIRDLVGEHPYWGYRRVAWWLRRREGEEVSEKRVRGLMKGAGLMCRREKKKARRGSGRGKPVARRPREWWGIDMTKVLVKGIGWVYLVIVLDWYTKKLVGWKVSVRGRSEEWRAAMEMAVEREFPEGVRGRGLRLVSDNGSQPLSRSFMKAMEVLGIEQVFTSYNNPKGNADTERMIRTMKEELLWLREWEHVGELEEAVRGWAEEYNRHYVHSALGYRSPEEYEALWAQMQGEEVA; translated from the coding sequence ATGAAGAAGCGGACATGGACCACTGAAGAGAAACTTGCGATCGTCCTGGAAGGACTCCGAGGCGAACGGCAGATCGCCGAGATCTGCCGGGAACACCAGATCAGCCAGACGATGTACTACCGATGGCGGGACAGGTTTCTGGAAGGGGGCACGAGAGCCCTTGCAGACGGCAGGAAGGAGAAGGACACCTATCGAGCGAAGATAGAGCAGCTTGAGAAGATCATAGCGAAGCAGGCGATCCAGATCGAGATACTAAAAAACGAAGGAGCTGTTGGGGAGGTAGAGGCAGTGGAGCGGCTGGTGGGGGAAGGGTACCGGGTGAAGGATGCGTGTGAGGCACTTGGCGTGAGTCGGAGCCGGTACTATGCGAGGAGGAAAAGGGGGCAGAAGGTGGGGAAGAAGCGGGAGGAGAAGGAGAGGGACGATGGGCGGCTTATGGAGAAGATCAGGGATCTTGTGGGGGAGCATCCGTACTGGGGGTACAGGCGGGTGGCGTGGTGGTTGAGGAGGCGGGAGGGGGAGGAGGTGAGCGAGAAGCGGGTGAGAGGACTTATGAAGGGTGCGGGGCTTATGTGTAGACGGGAGAAGAAGAAAGCGAGACGTGGGAGTGGGCGAGGGAAGCCGGTGGCGAGGAGACCGAGGGAGTGGTGGGGGATCGACATGACGAAGGTGCTGGTGAAAGGGATAGGATGGGTCTATCTCGTGATCGTACTTGACTGGTACACGAAGAAGCTGGTGGGGTGGAAGGTGTCGGTGAGGGGGAGGAGTGAGGAGTGGCGTGCGGCGATGGAGATGGCGGTGGAGCGGGAGTTTCCCGAGGGGGTGAGGGGGAGAGGGCTTCGGCTGGTGAGTGACAACGGGAGCCAACCGTTGAGCCGGTCGTTCATGAAGGCGATGGAGGTATTGGGGATCGAACAGGTGTTCACGAGCTACAACAATCCGAAGGGGAATGCGGACACGGAGCGGATGATACGGACGATGAAGGAGGAGCTGTTGTGGCTGCGGGAGTGGGAGCACGTGGGGGAGCTGGAGGAGGCGGTGAGGGGATGGGCGGAGGAGTACAACCGGCACTATGTCCACAGTGCGCTAGGGTACAGGAGCCCCGAGGAATATGAGGCCCTTTGGGCGCAGATGCAAGGAGAGGAGGTCGCATGA
- a CDS encoding sigma-54-dependent transcriptional regulator, with the protein MGTTTTEDKEYILLVDDDETILTRYQLMLEHEGYTDYILCSNPLEVEEILATKAIQVVLLDLVMPHKDGFQILSLIKEHYPHIPVIIVTGEDSPDKVVKAMKLGALDYITKPISSSRFFTSLKNALEMRELHHEVATLSTRVQQRPEIPPEFTNIITRDPVMLSIFSYAKAIAPSPKPVLITGESGTGKELLARAIHAASTREGPLVTVNVAGLDDTLFSDTLFGHKKGAYTGAESDRPGLIERARNGTLFLDEIGELSIPSQIKLLRLLQEGEYYPLGEDNPRKTNARVIAATCADLEAKQEEGTFRKDLYYRLMTHHIHLPPLRERRGDIPLLVEAFITQAARELGRTPPAVPPQLYDTLSSYPFPGNVRELQSLIFDAVSRSTEPLLAMQPILRYIQSRQKEPYTPTTPIHEITYETIVSCFGRFPTIDEMEKLLIREALKRTDGNQSAAAQILGISQSTLSRRLKKEPL; encoded by the coding sequence ATGGGAACCACCACGACCGAAGACAAAGAATACATCCTCCTCGTAGACGACGATGAGACCATCCTCACCCGCTACCAGCTCATGCTCGAACACGAAGGCTACACCGACTACATCCTCTGCAGCAATCCCCTCGAGGTGGAAGAGATCCTCGCCACCAAGGCCATACAGGTCGTACTCCTCGACCTGGTCATGCCCCACAAGGACGGATTCCAGATCCTCTCCCTCATCAAGGAACACTATCCCCACATCCCGGTCATCATCGTCACAGGAGAGGACTCGCCCGACAAGGTGGTGAAGGCCATGAAGCTGGGCGCCCTCGACTACATCACCAAGCCCATCTCCTCCTCCCGCTTCTTCACCTCGCTCAAGAACGCCCTCGAGATGCGCGAGCTCCACCATGAGGTCGCCACCCTCTCCACCCGCGTCCAGCAACGCCCCGAGATTCCACCCGAATTCACGAACATCATCACCCGTGACCCCGTGATGCTCTCCATCTTCTCCTATGCCAAGGCCATCGCCCCCAGCCCCAAACCCGTCCTCATCACCGGTGAGAGCGGCACAGGGAAGGAACTCCTCGCCCGCGCGATCCACGCCGCGAGCACGAGAGAAGGCCCCCTCGTCACGGTGAACGTGGCGGGTCTGGACGACACCCTGTTCTCCGACACCCTCTTCGGCCACAAAAAGGGCGCCTACACCGGCGCCGAGAGCGACCGCCCGGGCCTCATAGAACGGGCCAGGAACGGGACCCTCTTCCTGGACGAGATAGGAGAGCTGAGCATCCCCTCCCAGATCAAACTCCTGCGACTCCTGCAGGAAGGCGAGTACTATCCCTTAGGTGAGGACAACCCCCGAAAGACGAATGCCCGCGTCATCGCCGCCACCTGTGCCGACCTCGAGGCCAAACAGGAAGAGGGCACGTTCCGGAAGGACCTCTACTACCGCCTCATGACCCACCACATCCACCTCCCCCCCCTGAGGGAGCGCCGGGGTGACATTCCCCTTTTAGTAGAAGCCTTCATCACTCAGGCCGCCCGGGAACTCGGTCGTACTCCCCCCGCCGTCCCTCCACAACTCTACGACACCCTCTCATCCTACCCATTCCCCGGCAATGTACGAGAGCTCCAGTCCCTCATCTTCGACGCGGTCTCCCGATCCACCGAGCCCCTCTTGGCCATGCAACCCATCCTCAGGTACATACAGAGCCGGCAGAAGGAACCCTACACACCCACCACCCCGATCCATGAGATCACCTACGAAACCATCGTCTCCTGCTTTGGCAGGTTCCCCACCATCGATGAGATGGAAAAACTCCTCATCCGGGAAGCCCTCAAACGCACCGACGGCAACCAGTCGGCTGCAGCCCAGATACTGGGAATCTCCCAGTCCACCCTGAGCAGGCGGCTCAAGAAGGAACCTCTGTAA
- a CDS encoding class I SAM-dependent rRNA methyltransferase, with product MNPSVIIRSSRLDSIRRRHPWVFSGAIARTEGAPTPGDIVTLRSEEGHYLGIGTYEGGNIAVRILSFDEEEIDASFWHRRLEAAFARRRALGLTDSPETTAYRLVHGGGDDIPGLILDYYDGVVVFQTHSIGVHRHRESIVEALQTLYGHHLKAVYDKSRATLPPSYEMENGYLYRNGELSLPWGIREHGLRFLVDWEEGQKTGFYLDQRDNRALVARLAEGRRVLNGFSYTGGFTLNALAGGAAHVTSVDRSDKALTLLERNLALNDLPSERHTSICEEVLPYLKEHGHEYDLIILDPPAFAKHVQHRHKAIIAYKHLNKHALRTVRPGGIVITFSCSQVVELPHFVGAVRAAAIDVGRRVTIIGTLHQPPDHPVNIYQPESEYLKGLVLYVE from the coding sequence ATGAATCCTTCCGTGATCATACGAAGCTCCAGACTCGACTCGATCCGCAGGCGCCACCCCTGGGTCTTCTCCGGCGCGATCGCACGAACCGAAGGAGCCCCTACACCCGGCGACATCGTCACCCTCCGCAGTGAGGAAGGGCATTACCTCGGCATCGGCACCTACGAAGGCGGGAACATCGCGGTACGCATCCTCTCCTTCGACGAGGAGGAGATCGACGCATCGTTCTGGCACCGCCGCCTCGAGGCCGCCTTCGCCAGACGCCGCGCCCTCGGGCTCACCGACTCCCCGGAGACTACCGCCTACCGACTCGTACACGGCGGAGGCGACGACATCCCCGGCCTCATCCTCGACTACTACGACGGTGTGGTGGTATTCCAGACCCACTCCATAGGGGTGCACCGGCACCGGGAATCCATCGTGGAGGCCCTGCAGACCCTCTACGGGCACCACCTCAAGGCCGTCTACGACAAGAGCAGGGCCACCCTCCCCCCCTCCTACGAGATGGAGAACGGCTACCTCTACCGGAACGGGGAGCTCTCCCTCCCCTGGGGGATCCGTGAGCACGGGCTCCGCTTCCTGGTGGACTGGGAAGAGGGGCAGAAGACCGGCTTCTACCTCGACCAGAGGGACAACCGCGCCCTCGTGGCACGGCTCGCCGAAGGAAGACGCGTGCTCAACGGTTTCTCCTACACAGGAGGCTTCACCCTCAACGCCCTCGCTGGGGGAGCGGCCCACGTCACCTCGGTGGACCGATCGGACAAGGCCCTCACACTCCTCGAACGCAACCTCGCGCTCAACGACCTCCCCTCCGAACGCCATACCTCGATCTGCGAGGAGGTGCTCCCCTACCTCAAGGAACACGGCCACGAGTACGACCTCATCATCCTCGATCCCCCCGCCTTCGCGAAACACGTACAGCACCGGCACAAGGCCATCATCGCCTACAAACACCTCAACAAACACGCCCTCAGGACCGTCAGACCCGGGGGGATCGTGATCACCTTTTCCTGCAGCCAGGTGGTCGAACTCCCCCACTTCGTGGGCGCAGTGCGCGCCGCAGCCATCGACGTGGGCCGCAGAGTTACCATCATCGGTACCCTCCACCAGCCGCCCGACCACCCGGTCAACATCTACCAACCCGAGAGCGAGTACCTCAAGGGACTGGTCCTCTACGTGGAATAG
- the leuA gene encoding 2-isopropylmalate synthase: protein MKNAHKYRPFPFRVSLPDRTWPDKQITAPPAWCSVDLRDGNQALPVPMNVDQKLEFFKLLCDTGFKEIEVGFPSASQIEYDFTRQLIEEHLIPDDVYIQVLTQARPHLIDRTVEAVQGAKKVILHMYVATSVMHRTIVFKRSKEEVKKIAVDGTLYMKSLLPRLSGTEVVYEFSPEAFNMTEPEFALEVCEAVVEAWNPKEVGGKVILNLPATVEGSTPNVYADQIEWFCRNFSRRDEVIISVHTHNDRDTGVAATELALLAGAERVEGTLFGNGERTGNLDIVAVALNMYAEGVDPGLDLSDLPRIRSVYERCTGMTIHPRHPYAGDLVFTAFSGSHQDAIKKAMDLLKTEKKDYWEVPYLPIDPMDIGRSYKAIIRINSQSGKGGVSYILQEEFGLEIPKGMHPEVGKKVNEVSDALVRELSPQEVYEVFEKHFLNLSDPYDLVSYKIETEGKTVHVTARVKEHGEEKVLTGTGNGPIDAFVHAMKGQGWNDFEITDYHEQALGKGSDTEAVAYIRITRDGRDYWGAGRHTDTIAASIHALLSAYNRVYTK, encoded by the coding sequence ATGAAGAACGCACACAAGTACCGACCATTCCCCTTCCGGGTCTCTCTCCCCGACAGGACGTGGCCCGACAAGCAGATCACCGCTCCACCTGCATGGTGCAGCGTGGATCTCCGCGACGGCAACCAGGCCCTCCCTGTCCCCATGAACGTGGACCAGAAACTCGAGTTCTTCAAGCTCCTCTGTGACACGGGGTTCAAGGAGATCGAGGTCGGCTTCCCCTCCGCCTCACAGATAGAGTACGACTTCACCCGTCAGCTCATAGAGGAGCATCTCATCCCCGACGATGTGTACATCCAGGTCCTCACCCAGGCACGCCCACACCTCATCGACCGCACCGTGGAGGCCGTGCAGGGGGCGAAGAAGGTCATCCTCCACATGTATGTGGCCACGTCGGTGATGCACAGGACCATCGTCTTCAAACGCTCCAAGGAAGAGGTGAAGAAGATCGCGGTGGACGGCACCCTCTACATGAAGTCCCTCCTCCCCCGCCTCTCGGGAACCGAGGTGGTGTACGAGTTCTCTCCGGAAGCCTTCAACATGACCGAGCCAGAGTTCGCCCTGGAGGTGTGTGAGGCCGTGGTGGAGGCATGGAACCCGAAAGAGGTGGGAGGCAAGGTTATCCTCAACCTCCCCGCCACGGTGGAAGGCTCCACGCCCAATGTGTACGCCGACCAGATCGAGTGGTTCTGCCGGAATTTCTCGAGGCGGGACGAGGTGATCATCAGCGTACACACCCACAACGACCGTGACACCGGTGTCGCTGCCACCGAGCTCGCCCTGCTGGCCGGTGCCGAACGGGTGGAAGGAACGCTCTTCGGTAACGGCGAGCGAACCGGAAACCTCGACATCGTGGCGGTCGCCCTCAACATGTATGCGGAGGGAGTGGATCCGGGCCTCGACCTCTCGGACCTGCCGCGGATCAGGAGTGTGTACGAGCGCTGTACCGGCATGACCATCCATCCAAGGCACCCATACGCCGGTGACCTCGTCTTCACCGCCTTCTCCGGTTCGCACCAGGACGCCATCAAGAAGGCCATGGACCTCCTCAAGACCGAGAAGAAGGACTACTGGGAAGTCCCCTACCTCCCCATCGACCCCATGGACATAGGCCGCAGTTACAAGGCCATCATCCGCATCAACAGCCAGAGCGGAAAGGGTGGGGTCTCCTACATCCTCCAGGAGGAGTTCGGCCTCGAGATCCCCAAGGGTATGCACCCCGAGGTGGGGAAAAAGGTGAACGAGGTCTCGGACGCCCTCGTGCGGGAGCTCTCGCCTCAGGAGGTCTACGAGGTCTTCGAGAAGCACTTCCTCAATCTCTCCGATCCATACGACCTGGTATCCTACAAGATCGAGACCGAGGGGAAGACCGTGCACGTCACCGCCCGGGTGAAGGAACACGGCGAGGAGAAGGTGCTCACAGGCACCGGAAACGGCCCCATCGACGCCTTCGTCCATGCGATGAAGGGCCAGGGGTGGAACGATTTCGAGATCACCGACTATCACGAACAGGCACTCGGCAAGGGTTCGGACACCGAGGCGGTGGCCTATATCCGGATCACGAGGGATGGACGGGACTACTGGGGGGCCGGCCGACACACCGACACCATCGCCGCGAGCATTCACGCCCTCCTGAGCGCCTACAACAGAGTGTACACGAAGTGA
- a CDS encoding Hsp20/alpha crystallin family protein has protein sequence MAKIEIDFDKVAEDIKKATKVFMEVLEENLKTGAEEVQRTFSHLHGEEAADRPDLRFPRVEGLLSNIYLTEENTLVLEFLVPGCGQEDIDLEFKGEYLVLSVGKREDDPRKERAYFYRKGFSLGQPVEARYYIPSDVFDHDRVKAFYHQGILRVEVPMVAQKVKQKKIKIATPAEDRA, from the coding sequence ATGGCCAAGATAGAGATCGACTTCGACAAGGTGGCCGAGGACATCAAGAAGGCCACGAAGGTCTTCATGGAGGTGCTCGAGGAGAACCTCAAGACAGGGGCCGAGGAGGTCCAGCGTACCTTTTCCCACCTCCATGGAGAGGAGGCAGCGGACCGTCCCGATCTCAGATTTCCCAGGGTGGAGGGGCTCCTGTCCAACATCTATCTCACCGAGGAGAACACGCTGGTCCTCGAGTTCCTCGTCCCCGGGTGCGGCCAGGAGGACATCGATCTCGAGTTCAAGGGCGAATACCTCGTACTCTCGGTGGGCAAGAGGGAGGACGATCCCCGGAAGGAGAGGGCCTACTTCTATCGCAAGGGGTTTTCCCTCGGACAGCCGGTGGAGGCCCGCTACTACATCCCCTCCGACGTCTTCGATCACGACAGGGTGAAGGCCTTCTACCACCAGGGCATCCTCAGGGTCGAGGTCCCCATGGTGGCGCAGAAGGTGAAGCAGAAGAAGATCAAGATCGCCACGCCTGCTGAGGATCGAGCGTAG